One genomic segment of Desulfomicrobium sp. ZS1 includes these proteins:
- a CDS encoding DUF1538 domain-containing protein, which produces MNIILDFLDFRHVAFELLLAFAPLVLFFAYMQKRALHLPNSYVLRLMKGVALSYVGLVLFLQGVTQGFLPAGTEIGRIIGEAPWRWALVPLGFFFGLAATAAEPAVRVLAIEMEKASGGTVKQKPVLVTLSLGVGIFVALAMFKLLAGISIIWFVVPGYLLALIMTRFSTPSFISAAFDAGGVATGPMTVTFVMAIALGAAGALEGRNAVADGFGLIALVALAPILSVMTLGILYSRKRSG; this is translated from the coding sequence ATGAACATAATTTTGGATTTTCTGGACTTTCGGCATGTGGCCTTTGAACTGCTCCTAGCCTTTGCTCCCCTTGTGCTTTTTTTTGCCTACATGCAGAAACGCGCCCTGCACCTCCCCAATTCCTACGTGCTGCGGTTGATGAAAGGGGTAGCCTTGTCGTATGTTGGGCTTGTCCTGTTTCTGCAAGGCGTGACTCAGGGATTTCTTCCTGCGGGCACCGAAATTGGCCGCATCATCGGCGAAGCACCTTGGCGCTGGGCGCTGGTTCCGCTGGGTTTCTTTTTCGGCCTTGCAGCCACGGCAGCGGAACCGGCGGTGCGCGTGCTGGCCATTGAGATGGAGAAGGCGTCGGGCGGTACAGTCAAACAGAAGCCTGTGCTGGTAACGCTATCGCTGGGAGTGGGAATTTTCGTGGCCTTGGCCATGTTCAAACTTTTGGCCGGAATTAGCATTATATGGTTTGTAGTCCCAGGATATCTGCTGGCCTTGATCATGACCCGTTTTTCCACGCCGTCATTCATTTCGGCGGCTTTTGATGCTGGCGGGGTGGCGACGGGTCCCATGACCGTAACCTTTGTCATGGCCATTGCACTTGGCGCAGCGGGAGCCCTGGAGGGCCGAAACGCAGTGGCGGACGGCTTCGGGCTCATCGCCCTGGTCGCTTTAGCACCTATTCTTTCCGTGATGACTTTGGGAATTTTATATTCCCGCAAAAGGAGTGGCTGA
- a CDS encoding NapC/NirT family cytochrome c produces the protein MILEQKPPTKMRWSRVLPPALVGVLLTIGAAVAMNTTDQAMFCGSCHSMSEAALTHKRSVHAELACNECHAPHNLIAKIPFKTKEGTRDILATVTKSIPDLIHPGEETKEVTQENCQRCHGATTSTVVMQSKKFCTDCHRHVPHTPKIPVAKRSAADA, from the coding sequence ATGATTCTTGAACAAAAACCACCCACAAAAATGAGATGGAGCCGTGTACTCCCCCCAGCCCTCGTTGGCGTTCTGCTGACAATTGGCGCGGCGGTAGCCATGAACACGACCGATCAGGCCATGTTTTGCGGGAGCTGCCACTCTATGTCCGAGGCAGCGTTAACGCACAAGCGTTCGGTCCATGCCGAACTGGCGTGCAACGAATGCCATGCGCCCCACAATCTCATTGCCAAGATTCCCTTCAAAACCAAAGAAGGCACCCGGGACATCCTCGCAACCGTGACCAAATCGATCCCCGACCTGATTCACCCAGGCGAGGAAACGAAGGAAGTAACGCAGGAAAATTGCCAGCGCTGCCACGGTGCGACCACATCCACCGTTGTCATGCAGAGCAAGAAGTTCTGTACGGACTGCCACCGTCACGTGCCCCACACTCCAAAAATCCCCGTAGCAAAAAGGAGCGCAGCCGATGCGTAA
- a CDS encoding P-II family nitrogen regulator: MNILENFDCIVTIVNKGHSEPIVDASRKAGAEGGTIIFGRGTGIREVKSILGLAIDPEKEIVLTLVKSDISLRVLKAVVEAGNLDRPGAGIAFIIPVKGVAGICHLDCQPLS, encoded by the coding sequence ATGAACATACTGGAAAATTTCGACTGCATTGTGACCATTGTGAACAAGGGACACAGCGAGCCCATCGTGGACGCTTCCCGTAAGGCTGGAGCCGAGGGCGGTACCATCATTTTTGGGCGCGGCACGGGCATCAGGGAAGTCAAATCCATCTTGGGACTTGCCATCGATCCGGAGAAGGAGATTGTCCTGACCCTGGTCAAATCCGACATCAGCCTGCGCGTCCTTAAGGCCGTCGTCGAAGCGGGCAACTTGGACCGACCGGGTGCCGGGATAGCCTTTATCATCCCTGTCAAGGGCGTGGCCGGGATATGCCATCTGGATTGCCAGCCTCTCTCGTGA
- a CDS encoding ISL3 family transposase → MRDTELYAQILGGKAPWFVDKVDLKVAENSVDIWLDHGPGERWPCPECGKLLPCRDHVGERVWRHLDTCQFKTLLHARVPRVECPEHGVHQVLVPWAEPRSRFTLLMERWIIDVLTECVTVEGSRRLLKLTWDEVWGVMERAVRRGLSRKEARPIHYLGVDEKAFRKGHSYMTIVCDLMRSTVEHVSEERKKSSLEEYYRRLSPGQLESIRAIAMDMWEPYFTATMAHVPDAGAKIVHDRFHVMKHVNEAVDKVRKQEHKALMAQGDETLKGTKYLWLFRPENLPAKHQPTFDVLKASTLKVAKAWAMRENLQSLWGYMSPGWGRRFFKRWIKWIDRSGLEPMKRVGQLLSRHLDNILTFCRHRITNGVAEGLNSKIMSIKRKACGYSNKDHFKTAIYFFCGGLDLYPRSV, encoded by the coding sequence ATGAGAGACACTGAACTTTACGCGCAGATTCTTGGAGGCAAAGCCCCTTGGTTTGTTGATAAGGTTGATCTGAAAGTAGCCGAGAACAGTGTTGATATTTGGCTAGATCATGGCCCAGGGGAGCGCTGGCCCTGCCCAGAATGCGGCAAGCTTCTGCCCTGCCGAGACCATGTAGGCGAGCGTGTCTGGCGTCACCTGGATACATGTCAGTTCAAGACGTTACTTCATGCCCGAGTTCCGCGAGTGGAATGCCCGGAACATGGAGTGCACCAGGTGCTTGTGCCCTGGGCTGAACCACGGTCGCGCTTCACCTTGCTCATGGAACGCTGGATCATTGATGTGCTCACAGAGTGCGTGACAGTGGAAGGCTCTCGGCGCTTGCTGAAACTCACATGGGATGAGGTTTGGGGAGTAATGGAGCGAGCTGTGCGACGAGGCCTTTCACGCAAGGAGGCCCGTCCTATTCATTATCTCGGAGTGGACGAAAAAGCATTCCGCAAAGGGCACTCCTACATGACCATCGTCTGCGACCTTATGCGCAGCACTGTCGAGCATGTTTCCGAAGAGCGGAAGAAGAGCAGCCTGGAGGAATATTACCGCAGGCTCTCGCCAGGCCAACTGGAATCCATACGGGCCATCGCGATGGATATGTGGGAGCCATATTTCACGGCGACCATGGCGCATGTGCCGGATGCCGGAGCCAAAATCGTCCACGACAGATTTCATGTCATGAAACACGTGAATGAAGCCGTGGATAAAGTGCGCAAGCAAGAACATAAGGCCCTGATGGCTCAGGGCGACGAAACCCTCAAAGGGACCAAGTACCTTTGGCTGTTTCGCCCCGAGAACTTGCCTGCCAAGCATCAGCCGACATTTGACGTCCTCAAGGCCAGCACTCTCAAGGTGGCCAAAGCGTGGGCCATGAGAGAGAACTTGCAGTCATTGTGGGGCTACATGTCTCCTGGATGGGGGCGGAGATTCTTCAAGCGCTGGATAAAATGGATTGATCGTTCCGGCTTGGAACCAATGAAGCGGGTGGGACAGTTACTTTCGCGGCATCTTGATAATATCCTGACTTTCTGCCGCCACCGGATCACCAACGGCGTCGCCGAAGGATTAAACAGCAAGATCATGAGCATCAAGCGAAAGGCGTGCGGGTACAGCAACAAGGATCATTTCAAGACGGCGATCTATTTTTTCTGTGGTGGACTCGACCTGTATCCGAGGTCAGTTTGA
- a CDS encoding methyl-accepting chemotaxis protein, protein MKIMHKILLIGLVPLLAFFIIIGVNLSQVIKDHSIFNAMGKNIYLFQATSNLIGHLQRERGGTALFLTGGSEFIQVQEFRQKTDSALPAFVQNLSQAVLPDSEKLKHVKIATRLKQLRADYSQMQPTLRPRQIAEYTELIQELIEMQGLIPNGPTARALGKLLGSLMILEVAKESAGQLRANGSSLLTLNAPLTNDQFELLIRLKSEIDVGLSSPALVLSQDSTEKLGNLPKSDPWQEVESMLRVLLLKAQNGGFEIPGSKFFRQMSLKIDDIEQVITDESTKLSKRLEAEQANMTRTLTISLSLMAVLTVCAIVVTSFFSYNIVKRINMVVASLKDIAEGDGDLTVRLPEAKDELGMLAKYFNNFVQHLKEMMVEIQVNAASLANTSTQMASLSAQVSDGAEDTTNRSSTVSAAAEEMSANTSSVAASMEQTSANLTTVASAAEEMSSTISDIAGFSVKAHSTSTNATDQAKGMSEIMQQLVVTAQDIGKVTETITAISSQTNLLALNATIEAARAGEAGKGFAVVANEIKELARQTTDSADHIRQRITAIQASTNSAQHVVEDITKVIGDVGEIIETISTSINEQAVTTREIVQNIAEATLGVQNANILVTESASVSQSIAQDIAEVHSTTMNMTTASKEVNVGAQNLSALSIQLESLVHRFRLN, encoded by the coding sequence ATGAAAATTATGCATAAAATTTTGTTAATAGGACTTGTCCCGCTACTCGCATTCTTCATTATTATTGGCGTAAATCTATCTCAAGTAATTAAAGACCATTCTATATTCAACGCAATGGGCAAGAATATTTATCTCTTCCAAGCAACTTCGAATTTAATCGGGCATCTTCAACGTGAACGCGGCGGAACTGCATTATTTTTGACAGGCGGATCAGAGTTTATTCAGGTCCAAGAATTCCGGCAGAAAACTGATTCTGCTCTGCCTGCGTTTGTACAGAATCTATCACAGGCAGTTTTGCCAGACAGCGAAAAACTAAAACATGTCAAAATTGCTACACGTCTGAAACAGTTGCGTGCGGATTACTCTCAGATGCAGCCTACACTACGCCCTCGCCAAATTGCCGAATACACGGAGTTGATTCAAGAACTTATTGAAATGCAAGGACTGATTCCCAATGGCCCGACCGCGCGTGCTCTAGGGAAGCTCCTCGGATCACTTATGATTCTTGAAGTTGCCAAAGAGAGTGCTGGACAGCTGCGCGCCAATGGCTCAAGTTTGTTGACCCTGAATGCGCCTTTGACAAACGATCAGTTTGAACTGCTCATCCGTCTGAAAAGCGAGATTGATGTGGGCTTAAGCTCTCCAGCACTAGTCCTGAGTCAAGATTCCACAGAGAAACTTGGCAATCTGCCAAAATCCGACCCATGGCAGGAAGTGGAAAGCATGTTACGCGTCTTGCTGCTGAAGGCGCAAAATGGGGGGTTCGAGATTCCTGGCTCAAAATTTTTTCGACAGATGAGTTTAAAAATTGACGACATAGAACAAGTCATCACAGATGAAAGCACCAAGCTGAGTAAACGTCTGGAAGCAGAACAGGCCAATATGACTCGCACCCTAACCATCAGTCTCAGCCTTATGGCAGTCCTGACGGTGTGCGCCATTGTAGTCACGAGTTTCTTTTCCTACAATATCGTCAAACGCATCAATATGGTTGTCGCATCTCTAAAAGATATTGCTGAAGGAGATGGTGACCTGACTGTCCGTCTGCCTGAAGCAAAAGATGAACTGGGCATGCTAGCAAAATATTTCAATAATTTTGTCCAGCACCTGAAGGAGATGATGGTCGAAATTCAAGTTAACGCCGCATCTCTTGCCAATACCAGCACGCAAATGGCATCTCTTTCCGCGCAGGTTTCCGACGGGGCCGAGGACACGACCAATCGATCCTCCACTGTATCTGCAGCTGCAGAGGAGATGAGCGCCAATACTTCTTCAGTGGCAGCTAGTATGGAACAGACATCTGCTAATCTTACCACGGTGGCTTCAGCGGCAGAGGAAATGAGCTCCACCATCAGCGATATAGCTGGCTTTTCAGTTAAAGCCCATTCCACCAGCACTAACGCCACGGACCAAGCCAAAGGCATGAGTGAAATAATGCAGCAACTGGTTGTGACTGCTCAAGACATAGGCAAGGTCACGGAAACTATCACCGCAATTTCTTCGCAAACCAACTTACTCGCCCTCAATGCAACGATTGAAGCTGCTCGGGCCGGAGAGGCTGGCAAGGGATTCGCCGTTGTGGCCAATGAGATCAAGGAACTGGCAAGACAGACCACTGATTCCGCCGACCATATTCGCCAAAGAATCACGGCGATTCAAGCTTCTACAAATTCTGCGCAACACGTAGTTGAGGACATCACCAAGGTCATAGGAGATGTAGGAGAGATCATTGAAACAATATCAACATCTATAAATGAACAGGCAGTTACGACGCGTGAAATTGTTCAAAACATAGCAGAAGCAACTCTTGGCGTTCAAAATGCCAATATCCTCGTGACTGAAAGCGCTAGTGTTTCACAATCTATTGCACAAGATATCGCCGAAGTCCACTCGACCACTATGAATATGACTACGGCTAGTAAAGAAGTAAATGTCGGCGCTCAAAATTTATCTGCCTTATCCATTCAATTAGAAAGCTTAGTGCATCGTTTTCGATTGAACTAA
- a CDS encoding response regulator: MKKKDIIGKNHYEVFPELPQKWKDVHQRVLSGEVISEEDDPFTRQDGRVDWTRWECRPWFEEDGTIGGLIVYTELINAQKNTEQALIKEKERAEAATKTKSEFLANMSHEIRTPLNGIHGMMQLLQTTDLNQEQKEYIYMAVRSTNRLTRLLTDILDISKIETGRLEFEQKGFLVSDLLESVTELFNVIYKDKKVPLICRIDPSTPEILTGDEARIRQILFNLVGNAFKFTGQGTITLEIFQINSPRSDEIRIAFCVHDTGIGIPEDRLKDLFTPFVQVDSTYTRANQGAGLGLAIVKRLVALMGGHIIIDTLPEEGTSAYVILPFARSELATQFKNVQPNEALKNLTPANVLLVEDDLSSQFFMEKLFEKSGVRLSTAENGLEAIELWKSEDFDCILMDIQMPVMDGFEATKIIRNSGVGAKADIPIIAMTSFAMAGDREKFLAVGMDHYISKPVHLDDLKHALATVCKKSETDVQL; this comes from the coding sequence TTGAAAAAAAAAGATATAATTGGAAAAAATCATTACGAAGTTTTTCCAGAATTACCTCAAAAGTGGAAAGATGTTCACCAAAGAGTTTTGAGTGGTGAGGTCATCTCCGAAGAAGATGATCCATTTACTCGCCAGGACGGAAGAGTTGATTGGACCCGCTGGGAATGTCGTCCATGGTTTGAAGAAGATGGAACCATAGGCGGTTTGATTGTCTATACTGAACTTATTAATGCTCAAAAAAATACTGAACAGGCTCTAATCAAAGAAAAGGAAAGGGCGGAAGCCGCTACCAAGACCAAATCCGAATTTTTGGCAAACATGAGCCATGAGATCCGCACTCCGCTTAACGGCATCCACGGCATGATGCAGCTCCTACAGACTACCGATCTGAATCAGGAGCAGAAAGAATATATTTACATGGCCGTCCGCTCGACGAACCGGCTGACAAGGCTACTCACTGACATCCTAGACATCTCCAAAATTGAGACGGGAAGACTTGAGTTCGAACAAAAAGGGTTTCTCGTCAGCGATCTTTTAGAGTCTGTCACGGAACTATTTAATGTCATTTACAAAGATAAAAAAGTCCCCCTGATATGCCGCATTGACCCAAGCACACCGGAGATCCTCACTGGGGATGAGGCAAGGATTCGCCAGATCCTTTTCAACCTAGTAGGCAACGCCTTCAAATTCACCGGCCAAGGCACAATCACCCTTGAAATTTTTCAGATCAACTCACCGAGATCCGACGAAATCCGAATCGCTTTCTGTGTCCATGACACTGGTATCGGCATCCCGGAGGACAGGCTCAAGGATCTTTTCACGCCATTTGTGCAGGTCGATTCAACTTACACCAGAGCTAACCAAGGAGCTGGACTTGGCCTAGCTATTGTCAAACGCCTAGTCGCCCTCATGGGCGGACATATTATTATTGACACATTGCCCGAGGAAGGAACATCTGCGTATGTAATCCTCCCCTTTGCTCGCTCTGAATTGGCTACCCAATTCAAAAACGTACAGCCGAACGAGGCACTAAAAAACCTGACACCAGCCAACGTCCTGCTGGTCGAAGACGATCTTTCCAGCCAGTTTTTCATGGAGAAGCTGTTTGAAAAATCAGGAGTGCGCTTATCCACGGCAGAGAACGGACTCGAAGCAATTGAACTATGGAAATCAGAGGATTTCGATTGTATCCTCATGGACATCCAAATGCCGGTCATGGACGGATTTGAGGCTACGAAAATAATCCGGAACTCGGGAGTCGGAGCAAAAGCTGACATTCCCATTATTGCCATGACCTCATTTGCTATGGCTGGTGACCGGGAAAAATTTCTCGCAGTCGGCATGGATCACTATATCAGCAAGCCGGTCCATCTGGACGACTTGAAGCATGCGCTTGCGACAGTATGTAAAAAAAGTGAAACCGATGTTCAACTTTGA
- a CDS encoding type 1 glutamine amidotransferase, which produces MNVHILQHVSFEGIGSIDKWLNQRNANVSYTRFYESNDLPALSKIDLIIIMGGPMSVHDELEFPWLVEEKRFLREAISAGIPMLGICLGAQLLASALGAEIYKNSQKEIGWFDITKVPNTDFQFPDTLKVFHWHGETFTLPEGAVQLAQSVACEQQAFQYGKNIIGLQFHLETTPETIDSMIANCNEELVADNFIQSKSIIKSATFKDYEKINKQMSSILNYITNF; this is translated from the coding sequence ATGAATGTCCACATACTGCAACATGTTTCTTTCGAAGGCATTGGAAGTATCGATAAATGGTTAAACCAGCGCAACGCGAACGTGTCATATACGCGTTTTTACGAGTCGAATGATCTGCCTGCTTTGTCTAAAATAGACCTTATTATAATCATGGGCGGTCCCATGAGTGTCCATGACGAATTGGAGTTTCCTTGGCTTGTTGAAGAAAAAAGATTTTTACGAGAAGCAATCAGTGCAGGGATTCCTATGCTTGGAATTTGTTTAGGAGCCCAATTGCTGGCAAGTGCGCTCGGGGCTGAAATTTACAAAAATTCCCAAAAAGAAATCGGCTGGTTTGACATAACCAAGGTGCCGAATACCGATTTTCAGTTTCCAGATACGCTTAAAGTTTTTCATTGGCACGGCGAAACGTTCACCTTGCCCGAAGGAGCCGTGCAATTGGCACAAAGCGTAGCTTGCGAACAACAAGCCTTTCAGTATGGAAAAAACATAATTGGGTTACAATTTCACCTTGAAACAACTCCAGAAACCATTGATTCAATGATTGCAAACTGCAATGAAGAACTTGTTGCAGACAATTTTATTCAATCAAAATCAATTATAAAATCTGCAACATTTAAAGACTATGAAAAAATCAATAAGCAAATGTCATCGATATTAAATTATATAACTAATTTTTAG
- a CDS encoding PAS domain S-box protein, which produces MDKKLSDQNSSKREILFYRVLLEQHRDGIVILDEYGNVYEANSKFANMLGYTQEEVKNLHVCDWEAGLDKISTLNMIEKVTSEGDFFTTKHIRKDKSIFYVEISSSASFIENKKFILCICRDITKKINIQKKLDHAHELMKYIIEHSRSAIAVHDKNMNYIYVSDKYIRDYKVEKKRYNWKKSLRSFSRITSKVERCSPKSFEW; this is translated from the coding sequence ATGGACAAAAAATTATCTGATCAAAATTCAAGCAAACGCGAAATATTATTTTACAGAGTTCTTTTAGAACAACATAGGGATGGAATTGTCATACTGGATGAATATGGCAATGTTTACGAAGCAAATTCAAAATTTGCAAATATGCTAGGCTATACCCAAGAAGAAGTAAAAAATCTCCATGTCTGCGATTGGGAGGCGGGATTAGACAAAATTTCGACTCTTAATATGATTGAAAAGGTCACTTCTGAAGGTGATTTTTTCACGACGAAACATATAAGAAAAGATAAATCTATTTTTTATGTAGAAATATCATCTAGTGCCTCTTTTATTGAAAATAAAAAATTTATTCTGTGTATATGCAGAGATATAACAAAAAAAATAAATATTCAAAAAAAACTTGATCATGCTCATGAATTGATGAAATATATTATTGAACACAGCAGAAGCGCGATAGCTGTTCATGACAAGAATATGAACTATATATATGTTAGCGATAAATATATTCGAGATTATAAAGTTGAAAAAAAAAGATATAATTGGAAAAAATCATTACGAAGTTTTTCCAGAATTACCTCAAAAGTGGAAAGATGTTCACCAAAGAGTTTTGAGTGGTGA
- a CDS encoding response regulator → MAKILIADDSLFQRLVLSKIVKSQQYDFIEAKNGLEALDILRSHKPDLALLDLNMPELSGLEVLEAASQEGLETDIVVITADIQETTRERCFALGARKILSKPPKEQEVLDALNQLISKN, encoded by the coding sequence GTGGCCAAAATACTTATTGCGGATGATTCATTATTTCAACGTTTGGTTTTATCAAAAATTGTGAAGTCTCAGCAGTATGACTTCATTGAAGCAAAGAATGGACTGGAAGCGCTCGACATACTGCGCAGTCATAAACCGGATTTGGCTTTACTGGATTTGAATATGCCTGAACTTTCCGGACTGGAAGTACTGGAGGCTGCGAGCCAGGAAGGTCTGGAAACGGATATTGTGGTTATAACAGCAGACATTCAAGAAACTACCAGGGAGCGTTGTTTTGCGCTTGGTGCCCGCAAAATCCTCTCCAAGCCCCCAAAAGAGCAGGAAGTTCTTGATGCCCTGAATCAATTGATTTCCAAGAACTGA
- a CDS encoding ammonia-forming cytochrome c nitrite reductase subunit c552: MRKTKTTFLVLAAGLALALTACSDFSEPKTPVFKTKLKSDEIKNSAFKAEFPLHYETFLRNNESEIMTEYGGSVAYDKHDNVNPLPKGYKHAQPYLKNLWLGYAFSYEYKAARGHTYAMKDILNIDRLNRYDEKAGLPATCWNCKGAKMNEWVGKYGDEFWAKDFNEFREEVDMDENTIGCANCHDPANMELRLYSVPLQDHLKAEGKDFKILSRNEQRALMCGQCHVEYYFQDKSFGAPKKVVFPWSQGKDPEQIYEYYTTHGDTTIPGFEGNFVDWIHPVSQTPMLKAQHPEYETWHNGVHGAAGVSCADCHMSYTRLDGKKKMSNHHWNSPLKDPDMKACRQCHTDKTPDYLKQRVIYTQDKVWQQLMVAQDTSVKAHEAIRMASEFTGEKPADYERLMIDARQMCRKGQFFWDLVSAENSVGFHNPTKALDTLAKSQQYSQKAVDIAIKAAAFTTAEALSQDIKELVPPIMEHSRELQMDPEHMASHKWFKYLKVTPKAEQIWDENRRIKSVATAG; encoded by the coding sequence ATGCGTAAAACCAAAACCACGTTCCTCGTTCTGGCCGCTGGCCTGGCTTTGGCACTGACAGCCTGTTCCGACTTCTCTGAACCAAAAACCCCGGTGTTCAAAACCAAACTAAAATCTGACGAAATAAAAAACTCCGCCTTTAAGGCTGAATTCCCCCTGCACTACGAAACATTCCTCCGAAACAACGAATCCGAGATCATGACCGAGTACGGTGGGTCCGTAGCCTACGACAAGCATGACAACGTCAACCCTCTGCCCAAGGGTTACAAGCATGCCCAGCCATATCTCAAGAACCTTTGGCTCGGATATGCATTCAGCTATGAATACAAGGCGGCACGCGGTCACACCTATGCCATGAAGGATATTCTGAACATCGACCGCCTGAACCGCTACGACGAAAAAGCTGGCCTTCCTGCCACCTGCTGGAACTGCAAGGGCGCCAAGATGAACGAATGGGTCGGCAAATATGGTGACGAGTTCTGGGCCAAGGACTTCAACGAGTTCCGCGAAGAAGTCGACATGGACGAAAACACCATCGGCTGCGCCAACTGTCATGATCCGGCCAACATGGAACTTCGTCTCTATTCGGTGCCTCTTCAGGATCATCTGAAAGCCGAAGGCAAGGATTTCAAGATCCTGTCCCGCAACGAACAGCGTGCGCTCATGTGCGGTCAGTGTCACGTCGAGTACTACTTCCAGGACAAGAGCTTCGGCGCTCCCAAAAAGGTTGTTTTTCCCTGGTCCCAGGGCAAGGATCCTGAACAAATTTATGAGTACTACACCACCCACGGCGACACGACGATTCCGGGTTTCGAAGGCAACTTCGTCGACTGGATCCATCCCGTGTCCCAGACCCCGATGCTCAAGGCCCAGCACCCCGAGTACGAGACATGGCACAACGGTGTGCACGGCGCGGCGGGTGTGAGTTGCGCCGACTGCCACATGAGCTACACCCGCCTCGACGGCAAGAAGAAGATGTCCAACCATCATTGGAACTCACCCTTGAAAGACCCGGACATGAAGGCCTGCCGTCAATGCCACACGGACAAGACGCCGGACTACCTCAAGCAGCGCGTCATTTACACCCAGGACAAGGTCTGGCAGCAGCTCATGGTCGCCCAGGACACCTCGGTCAAGGCCCACGAGGCCATCCGCATGGCCAGCGAATTCACAGGTGAAAAGCCGGCCGATTATGAGAGGCTCATGATTGATGCCCGCCAGATGTGCCGCAAGGGTCAATTCTTCTGGGATCTCGTGTCCGCAGAAAACAGCGTCGGCTTCCACAACCCGACCAAGGCCCTGGACACCCTGGCCAAGTCCCAGCAGTACAGCCAGAAGGCCGTGGACATCGCCATCAAGGCGGCAGCCTTCACGACCGCCGAAGCCCTGTCCCAGGACATCAAGGAACTCGTGCCGCCCATCATGGAACACAGCCGCGAACTCCAAATGGACCCGGAACACATGGCGAGCCACAAGTGGTTCAAGTATCTGAAGGTCACGCCCAAGGCCGAGCAGATCTGGGATGAAAATAGAAGGATCAAGTCGGTCGCAACCGCCGGCTAG
- a CDS encoding cupin domain-containing protein, whose amino-acid sequence MKKINLFEANGFNDLGLKKLLVHESPYFKILNFNFRAGQQLPIHSHDLEGQLSILILEGEGEFLAKDGILPAKAGDVLVCDIAVPHGIRAITDMRTVVTIAPPI is encoded by the coding sequence ATGAAGAAAATCAACTTGTTCGAAGCCAACGGATTCAACGACCTTGGCCTGAAGAAGCTTTTGGTCCACGAATCTCCCTATTTCAAAATTCTGAACTTCAACTTCCGGGCGGGACAGCAATTGCCCATCCACTCTCATGACCTTGAGGGTCAGCTTTCAATTCTCATCCTGGAAGGCGAAGGTGAATTTCTGGCGAAAGACGGGATCCTGCCGGCCAAAGCCGGCGATGTTCTCGTCTGCGATATTGCCGTTCCCCACGGGATCAGGGCGATTACTGACATGCGCACCGTGGTCACCATTGCCCCGCCTATCTGA
- a CDS encoding DUF1538 domain-containing protein encodes MHKEAVHLLREVALAILPVSLIVCALQLTLLHMPWDVFIRFALGAVFVGGGLFLFLFGVKTGLLPMGEIIGAELPKSGSVKYLVFMSFLLGTAITVAEPDVRVLAHQLDFISNGLVPRNILIFVVALSVGICVGGAVLRIVVGVPIVKVLVAGYAVILALSFVTPESFLPIAYDAGGVTTGPVTVPFIIALGLGTVGVLRGRNSFSDGFGLVGLASIGPVIGVMILGMIYG; translated from the coding sequence ATGCACAAAGAAGCTGTTCATCTCTTGCGCGAGGTTGCCTTGGCGATTTTGCCTGTTAGTCTCATCGTCTGCGCCCTGCAACTGACGCTGCTGCATATGCCTTGGGATGTCTTCATCCGTTTTGCTTTGGGTGCGGTATTCGTTGGCGGCGGCTTGTTTCTTTTTCTCTTCGGGGTCAAGACGGGCCTTTTGCCCATGGGCGAAATAATCGGCGCGGAGCTGCCCAAAAGCGGATCCGTGAAATATCTCGTATTCATGTCCTTTCTTCTCGGAACGGCCATTACTGTGGCTGAGCCTGACGTGCGTGTGCTGGCTCATCAGCTCGATTTTATCTCGAACGGACTGGTTCCCCGCAACATTCTAATCTTCGTGGTCGCCCTGAGCGTGGGAATTTGCGTGGGCGGCGCCGTACTGAGGATAGTAGTGGGGGTGCCAATCGTGAAGGTGCTGGTGGCCGGATATGCCGTCATCTTGGCCCTGTCCTTCGTCACCCCTGAAAGTTTTCTACCAATCGCCTACGATGCCGGAGGCGTGACCACGGGGCCGGTGACGGTTCCCTTCATCATAGCTCTAGGACTTGGAACCGTAGGTGTGTTGCGCGGGAGGAATTCCTTCAGCGACGGTTTCGGTCTTGTGGGACTAGCATCCATCGGCCCCGTCATTGGGGTCATGATTCTGGGGATGATCTACGGATGA